In Nasonia vitripennis strain AsymCx unplaced genomic scaffold, Nvit_psr_1.1 unplaced0158, whole genome shotgun sequence, one DNA window encodes the following:
- the LOC116418305 gene encoding uncharacterized protein LOC116418305 yields the protein MEFEYILERAYAVAHLPPDKVGEGFMHITSLVDNVANGNGVNPAILQKLQDFAAYLRRYWLPLAEVLSVFQKPVRSNNTCENFHLYAAKKMGIRSNVYRMLDGMGAQMDKTAANYEMAERGLTVTVQRPARLVEADLAIQRTEN from the exons ATGGAATTCGAGTACATCCTGGAGAGGGCTTATGCGGTAGCACATTTGCCTCCAGATAAAGTTGGAGAAGGATTTATGCACATCACTAGCCTTGTTGATAATGTAGCAAATGGAAATGGCGTTAATCCAGCTATACTACAAAAGCTGCAAGATTTTGCAGCTTACCTAAGAAGATATTGGCTACCACTTGCTGAAGTATTGTCAGTCTTCCAAAAACCCGTTAGGTCCAATAATACTTGTGAGAATTTTCACTTGTATGCAGCAAAGAAAATGGGAATACGTTCCAACGTTTATAGAATGTTAg ACGGAATGGGGGCTCAAATGGATAAGACAGCAGCGAATTATGAAATGGCTGAACGAGGTCTTACAGTAACAGTTCAGCGACCAGCGCGTCTCGTAGAAGCTGACTTGGCTATACAGCGaactgaaaattaa
- the LOC107982163 gene encoding uncharacterized protein LOC107982163, producing the protein MNSKNSGFISPRKATANLNRSMQSLKEGFKPAPSSKGQRYKSTAQPSNYQSQSLISKTPGPYRPRPAVAARPTAPARPSSTSQSFTQFQPRATSTQKSINATLTSLPRVQPPNPGSSYLRLADEASTSRDQSRGQSLARQNVVVQQDSVAIQQLNSKIDFLNRKIAKLEDSNNAMNTRLANLEKTASDIKQGIKSVEQVARSMHEILANITRNNNRRATTRPASLPFKSTADLVAFDDCSEEKFRHLVDYLDYIKGLNPTDTAAKFIKNCFIIDEDLFRNLTWYGSKTNDHLMALKSTKFAKACAEAMPLNPITLKKPTEDQFSVAMTKALKSAKEGYRRKRKQPTFNEDIIALQPQPRRPCQQQWQQRNDQLERNDNVAPIEDNGDNGGDYGGYGGQNDDSNYGNQDHDDVLEGHQDVDYNGGGQGNYRGQNEDNFEGQDNGDNGVVYVDEDDDGGYGGQNDDEKYADQDHDDVLEV; encoded by the exons ATGAATTCGAAAAACTCCGGTTTTATTTCTCCTCGCAAAGCTACTGCGAATTTGAATAGAAGTATGCAGTCCCTCAAAGAAGGCTTTAAACCTGCACCTTCTTCAAAAGGTCAACGCTACAAGTCGACAGCTCAACCGAGCAATTATCAATCCCAGTCATTGATCTCCAAGACGCCTGGACCGTACCGACCACGaccagcagtagcagcacGACCAACAGCACCAGCACGACCATCATCGACATCTCAATCTTTCACGCAATTTCAACCGCGTGCAACGTCGACACAGAAGTCGATCAACGCAACACTAACATCTCTGCCGCGTGTACAGCCACCTAATCCAGGATCATCGTACTTACGGCTGGCCGATGaag CATCAACGTCTCGTGATCAGAGCCGCGGCCAATCATTAGCGAGACAAAATGTAGTGGTGCAGCAGGATTCTGTGGCGATCCAACAACTCAACAGCAAAATCGA ctttttaaatcgaaaaattgccAAGTTGGAAGACTCAAACAA CGCTATGAATACCAGACTCGCCAACTTGGAGAAAACTGCCAG TGACATCAAACAAGGCATCAAGAGCGTGGAGCAAGTAGCTCG ATCGATGCACGAGATATTGGCTAATATTACCAGGAATAATAACAGAAGGGCAACAACGCGACCTGCCTCCCTTCCTTTCAAGTCAACCGCTGACCTCGTAGCCTTTGACGATTGCAGTGAAGAGAAATTTCGACACCTT GTTGACTACCTCGACTATATAAAAGGGTTGAATCCAACGGATACAGCAGCTAAATTCATCAAGAACTGCTTTATTATCGACGAGGACCTCTTCAGGAATTTGACATGGTACGGCTCCAAAACGAACGACCATCTGATGGCTTTGAAGAGCACAAAGTTCGCGAAAGCTTGCGCAG aAGCTATGCCGTTAAACCCGATCACGCTGAAGAAGCCGACAGAGGATCAGTTTTCCGTGGCCATGACAAAGGCCCTGAAAAGTGCTAAGGAGGGTTATAGAAGGAAGAGAAAACAGCCAACCTTCAATGAGGATATCATCGCGTTGCAACCACAACCTCGAAGGCCCTGCCAGCAACAGTGGCAGCAACGCAACGACCAACTGGAGAGGAACGACAACGTAGCTCCCATCGAGGACAACGGTGACAACGGCGGCGACTACGGCGGCTACGGCGGTCAGAACGACGACAGCAACTACGGAAACCAGGACCATGACGACGTTTTGGAAGGTCATCAGGACGTGGACTACAACGGAGGAGGCCAGGGCAACTACAGAGGCCAGAACGAGGACAACTTCGAAGGTCAGGACAACGGTGACAACGGCGTCGTCTACGTCGATgaggacgacgacggcggctaCGGCGGTCAGAACGACGACGAAAAATACGCAGACCAGGACCACGACGACGTTTTGGAAGTCTAG